Proteins found in one bacterium genomic segment:
- the clpP gene encoding ATP-dependent Clp endopeptidase proteolytic subunit ClpP: MNIETILKDIKSYYERIIDQLIPIVIEQTGRGERAYDIFSRLLKDRIIFLGTAITDQVANLVVAQLLFLEAEDPTKPISLYINSPGGFVTAGLAIYDTMQFIKAPVSTTAVGQASSMAAVLLAGGEKGKRTALPNSRIMIHQPWGGVEGQVTDIEIHAKELQRLKQLLNEILAFHTGQPIEKIEKDTDRNYFMSAQEALEYGIIDKVYERPLPKKGKQGS; this comes from the coding sequence ATGAACATAGAAACAATTCTTAAAGACATAAAATCTTATTACGAAAGGATAATAGACCAGCTCATTCCGATAGTTATTGAACAGACGGGCAGAGGCGAAAGAGCCTACGATATTTTCTCACGGCTTCTTAAAGATAGAATAATTTTCCTTGGCACCGCTATAACTGACCAGGTTGCCAATCTCGTTGTGGCGCAGCTTTTATTCCTCGAAGCCGAGGACCCAACGAAGCCTATTTCACTATACATAAATTCTCCTGGCGGATTTGTTACTGCAGGGCTTGCTATTTACGACACCATGCAATTCATTAAAGCGCCAGTTTCAACCACTGCGGTGGGGCAGGCATCCTCTATGGCAGCTGTCTTGCTTGCAGGCGGTGAAAAAGGCAAAAGAACCGCTCTACCTAACTCGAGAATAATGATCCACCAGCCATGGGGCGGTGTTGAGGGACAGGTGACGGACATCGAAATCCACGCAAAGGAATTGCAAAGGCTTAAGCAACTCCTCAACGAAATTCTTGCATTCCACACCGGACAACCCATAGAAAAGATCGAGAAAGATACTGATAGAAACTACTTCATGTCCGCTCAGGAAGCTCTTGAGTACGGTATTATAGACAAAGTTTATGAAAGGCCATTACCTAAAAAGGGAAAGCAGGGAAGCTGA
- a CDS encoding MotA/TolQ/ExbB proton channel family protein, giving the protein MVYYFNKGGFLMWPLLGLLIIGLVIAIVKLWTLLRSKINSKKFLKDILEAIKKDGPQKAIDLCEHTRGPVSAIFHAGLSRLDKGIEYVERSIENEAAIQMGILEKGMIWLSTIISIAPMLGFLGTVQGMIVAFDQIARSNDIVPSEVAGGISIALLTTFFGLAIAIPMQFFYNWFVSIIDSIVVDMEDSANQLIENLIDMGILKHAEK; this is encoded by the coding sequence ATGGTATACTACTTTAATAAAGGCGGCTTTTTGATGTGGCCACTTTTGGGTCTTTTAATTATAGGCCTGGTCATAGCTATAGTGAAATTGTGGACCCTATTAAGGTCAAAAATAAACTCAAAAAAATTCCTTAAAGACATTCTTGAAGCGATAAAGAAAGACGGTCCTCAAAAGGCTATCGACTTATGCGAACACACTCGTGGACCTGTATCAGCAATATTCCATGCTGGCTTATCGAGGCTGGACAAGGGAATAGAGTATGTCGAGCGTTCCATAGAAAACGAGGCAGCAATACAAATGGGGATACTTGAGAAAGGCATGATCTGGCTGTCCACGATAATATCCATCGCTCCCATGCTCGGCTTTCTTGGCACAGTTCAGGGAATGATAGTGGCTTTCGATCAAATAGCGAGGTCAAACGATATAGTGCCATCAGAGGTTGCTGGTGGAATATCGATAGCGCTTCTTACTACATTTTTCGGGCTTGCTATAGCGATACCAATGCAGTTCTTCTACAACTGGTTCGTCTCGATTATCGACAGCATAGTTGTTGATATGGAAGACTCAGCTAACCAATTAATAGAGAACCTTATAGATATGGGAATTTTAAAACACGCGGAAAAGTAA
- a CDS encoding biopolymer transporter ExbD: protein MALEIKKKQHLQKQAEIPTASLADIVFLLLIFFLVTTSMNPDKGLGLTLPPPGEEIKLSKENILSVYVNSKGEILVGEQVISLDQLKMKVKERVRQNPKLVVSLITDINAKYKYMIDALDEIKLAFDELKKENPEFKERISLATPAF, encoded by the coding sequence ATGGCATTAGAAATAAAGAAAAAACAACATCTTCAAAAACAGGCTGAAATACCAACGGCTTCACTTGCGGATATAGTTTTCCTTTTGCTCATATTTTTTCTCGTTACCACATCTATGAATCCAGATAAGGGGCTTGGATTAACTCTTCCGCCACCCGGTGAGGAAATAAAACTATCAAAGGAAAATATATTGTCAGTATATGTAAATTCAAAAGGTGAGATACTCGTTGGGGAACAGGTTATATCGCTTGACCAGCTTAAAATGAAAGTTAAGGAACGGGTTCGGCAAAACCCGAAACTCGTAGTATCATTAATAACTGATATAAATGCAAAATATAAATATATGATAGACGCTCTCGACGAGATAAAACTCGCGTTTGATGAGTTAAAAAAGGAGAATCCAGAGTTTAAGGAGAGAATCTCATTGGCAACGCCAGCATTCTAA